The Sediminispirochaeta smaragdinae DSM 11293 genome has a segment encoding these proteins:
- a CDS encoding FAD-dependent oxidoreductase: MREKKREQYDVVIIGGGAAGLTAGIYCGRARLKTLIIEKALVGGLATYTNEIANFPGFPEPLPGLDLMNLFKKQAEGFGVKFKGTDVKSVNFEGDVKIVETFRNIFEAKAVIVAAGGRPRVTTAKNEEKYLFDKGISFCATCDAAANTDKTVMVIGSGDAAIEEGMFLTKFAKKVIVSVIHDEGKMDCNEIAREQALSNPKMEFKWNTLADSFEGEEQLERVVLKNLKTGELDPVAVDTCFEFIGYLPNTEIFENILKLSKQKYVITNERMETGIPGVFAAGDVREKELKQVSTAVGDGAIAGVGSEKYIAETEMFEKQIMQKEKVGLIYVYSAINAPSRELLPVLQETAESYDGKIKMNVIDLYKGKTLCDRLSCDIEPMTIFYTKNGEVSAVSTDCSTPAVKKQLDALLA, translated from the coding sequence ATGCGAGAAAAAAAGCGTGAACAATACGATGTTGTGATCATTGGTGGTGGAGCTGCAGGCCTTACCGCCGGAATCTACTGCGGGAGGGCACGCCTTAAAACCCTGATTATTGAGAAAGCTCTCGTCGGTGGTTTGGCTACCTATACCAACGAGATTGCGAACTTTCCCGGTTTTCCCGAACCTCTACCGGGCCTTGATCTGATGAATCTTTTTAAAAAGCAGGCCGAAGGTTTCGGGGTCAAATTCAAGGGAACAGATGTTAAGAGTGTGAATTTCGAGGGTGACGTGAAAATCGTCGAGACCTTCAGAAACATCTTTGAAGCAAAGGCTGTTATTGTAGCGGCCGGGGGACGTCCCCGGGTTACTACTGCCAAAAATGAGGAAAAGTATCTTTTCGATAAGGGCATTAGTTTTTGTGCAACCTGTGATGCCGCCGCCAATACCGATAAAACCGTTATGGTGATCGGAAGCGGTGATGCCGCTATCGAAGAGGGCATGTTTCTTACCAAATTTGCAAAGAAAGTTATTGTTTCCGTCATTCATGACGAAGGCAAGATGGACTGTAACGAGATTGCCAGGGAGCAGGCGCTTTCGAATCCGAAGATGGAGTTTAAATGGAACACCCTTGCCGATTCCTTCGAAGGGGAGGAGCAGCTTGAGCGTGTCGTTCTGAAAAACCTCAAAACCGGAGAGCTTGATCCGGTGGCCGTTGATACCTGCTTCGAATTTATCGGCTATCTACCCAATACCGAGATCTTTGAAAACATCCTGAAACTGAGCAAGCAGAAATATGTCATCACCAACGAAAGGATGGAGACGGGAATTCCCGGTGTCTTTGCGGCCGGTGATGTGCGGGAAAAAGAGCTCAAACAGGTTTCTACTGCCGTGGGCGATGGAGCCATCGCCGGTGTCGGATCGGAAAAATATATAGCCGAAACCGAAATGTTTGAAAAGCAGATCATGCAGAAGGAAAAGGTCGGCTTGATCTATGTTTACTCCGCCATCAATGCGCCAAGTCGGGAATTGCTTCCTGTTCTCCAGGAGACCGCCGAGAGCTATGACGGTAAGATCAAGATGAATGTGATCGATCTCTATAAGGGAAAGACCCTCTGCGATAGGCTTAGTTGCGATATTGAGCCCATGACCATTTTTTATACGAAAAACGGAGAGGTCTCGGCTGTTAGTACCGATTGCTCGACGCCGGCCGTAAAAAAACAGTTGGATGCACTCTTGGCATAG
- a CDS encoding Hsp20/alpha crystallin family protein — protein MRYMINYKPAFDFDTMLNSIFTPNDRWLQNGPAVNIIEEPDQYRLEAELPGLSENEVEVKIDDRVLTIGSQRSEEDETNREKEENKAPNYLIRERRERSFSRSFVLPKDVDSEKISGSFNNGILTIILEKLPEVKPRKIKVQAA, from the coding sequence ATGAGATACATGATCAATTACAAACCGGCCTTTGATTTCGACACGATGCTTAATTCCATTTTCACCCCGAACGATCGGTGGCTGCAGAATGGTCCTGCTGTTAATATCATTGAGGAGCCCGATCAGTACCGGCTCGAAGCGGAACTTCCCGGGCTGAGTGAAAACGAGGTTGAGGTAAAAATCGACGACAGGGTTCTGACCATCGGTTCACAGAGATCAGAAGAGGATGAAACGAATCGGGAGAAAGAGGAGAACAAGGCCCCAAACTATCTTATCAGAGAGCGAAGGGAACGCTCCTTTTCTCGAAGTTTCGTGCTTCCCAAGGATGTAGATAGCGAAAAGATAAGCGGGTCCTTCAACAACGGAATTCTTACCATCATCCTTGAAAAACTTCCGGAGGTAAAACCCCGGAAGATAAAGGTACAGGCGGCATAA
- a CDS encoding pyridoxal-phosphate dependent enzyme — MIDTQDFVAARRLIRRYANLTPICTSSSLDAICKAEIVWKCESFQKVGAFKFRGAINAVFSLPKEEAARGVATHSSGNHAQAVALAAKMAGIPAHIVMPENAPPVKVAAVKGYGGKVRFCPPTLEAREAGQKKVIEETGATFIHPSENLRVITGQGTALLELLEQAPELEAVLVPVGGGGLASGSARAAALFHPGLKVYGVEPEQADDAWRSLTTGKLVRPEHPDTIADGLRTALGPNTFSILSQHLAGIVTVSEQAILDALRLIWERMKLVVEPSAAVPLAAFLENKVPELTGKRVGIILSGGNVSFPEWS; from the coding sequence ATGATCGATACCCAAGATTTTGTTGCTGCACGCAGGTTGATTCGTCGTTATGCAAACCTGACACCGATATGTACATCGAGCAGTCTTGATGCAATATGTAAAGCAGAGATCGTCTGGAAATGTGAATCGTTCCAAAAGGTGGGGGCATTCAAGTTTCGGGGAGCGATCAATGCGGTGTTTTCGCTACCGAAAGAAGAAGCGGCCAGGGGCGTGGCCACCCACAGCTCCGGCAACCACGCCCAGGCGGTGGCCCTGGCGGCAAAGATGGCCGGGATACCAGCTCACATTGTTATGCCGGAGAACGCCCCGCCGGTAAAGGTTGCCGCGGTAAAGGGTTATGGAGGAAAGGTGCGTTTTTGTCCCCCAACCCTTGAGGCACGGGAAGCGGGGCAGAAGAAGGTTATAGAAGAGACTGGGGCCACCTTCATCCATCCCTCTGAAAACCTGAGGGTTATCACGGGTCAGGGGACCGCCTTGCTGGAATTACTTGAGCAGGCACCAGAGCTGGAGGCCGTGCTTGTACCTGTCGGAGGAGGCGGGCTTGCAAGTGGCTCTGCCAGGGCTGCAGCCCTCTTTCATCCGGGCCTAAAGGTGTACGGAGTGGAGCCCGAACAGGCCGACGATGCGTGGAGAAGCCTTACCACGGGAAAGCTGGTTCGCCCGGAACATCCTGATACCATTGCCGACGGGCTTCGTACAGCCCTCGGTCCCAACACATTTTCCATCCTCTCACAGCATCTGGCCGGTATTGTCACCGTATCGGAACAAGCGATTCTTGATGCTTTGAGGCTCATATGGGAGCGCATGAAACTGGTGGTAGAGCCCTCGGCTGCGGTTCCTCTTGCCGCTTTTCTTGAAAATAAAGTGCCTGAGCTTACCGGAAAACGGGTAGGTATCATACTTTCGGGAGGAAACGTCTCCTTCCCGGAATGGAGCTAA
- a CDS encoding sulfurtransferase TusA family protein — protein MKEVELDCYGEACPVPLVKAQNKLKELEVGDVLIVQLDHSCAMKNVPEWARKEGHNVEVEEIDDGEWEVVIEKVK, from the coding sequence ATGAAGGAAGTAGAACTTGATTGTTATGGCGAAGCCTGTCCGGTACCCCTGGTAAAGGCCCAGAATAAATTGAAGGAACTTGAGGTTGGTGATGTGCTGATTGTCCAGCTTGACCATAGCTGTGCCATGAAGAATGTTCCCGAATGGGCACGCAAAGAGGGCCACAACGTCGAAGTCGAAGAGATTGACGACGGCGAGTGGGAAGTGGTCATTGAGAAGGTAAAATAA
- a CDS encoding aminotransferase class IV, translated as MYAIRNGQLIEEKEAVVPITQREVFFNFSVYESLKVLEGAALFADDHVERFMDSAKILGMTHSYRRQELLGYINLLIEKNKSDEATLKIQMIGGTTPLLFLFLSPLPTYQTEWYNAGVSVISYRGERIFPRAKSNCLLLNYIASREAAAAGALDALLVNRKGEVTEGTRSNFYAFEGDTLITAEDDILFGVTRKLVLKAAQKKDITVKFKMITLDDLLEGRYEEPFISSTSMGAMPIRQIDGKRTGSQFPRVRSIHQAVKGFESEELKRIKSLLK; from the coding sequence ATGTACGCAATTCGTAATGGACAGCTTATCGAAGAGAAGGAAGCGGTCGTCCCGATAACGCAACGAGAGGTTTTCTTCAACTTCAGTGTCTACGAATCTCTAAAGGTTCTGGAAGGTGCTGCGCTCTTTGCCGACGATCATGTCGAGCGGTTCATGGATTCGGCAAAGATCCTTGGCATGACGCATTCTTACCGGCGGCAGGAACTACTTGGCTACATCAATCTTCTGATCGAGAAAAACAAGAGCGATGAGGCCACCCTCAAGATTCAGATGATAGGAGGGACAACCCCTCTTCTCTTTCTGTTCCTCTCACCCCTGCCGACATATCAGACAGAATGGTACAACGCAGGTGTATCGGTCATCAGCTATCGGGGAGAGCGGATATTCCCCAGGGCAAAATCAAACTGCCTTTTGCTCAATTACATAGCGTCAAGAGAGGCTGCGGCTGCCGGGGCTCTGGATGCTTTATTGGTAAACAGAAAAGGAGAAGTAACAGAAGGGACGAGAAGCAATTTCTATGCCTTCGAAGGGGATACCCTGATCACCGCCGAGGATGACATCCTTTTTGGCGTGACACGAAAACTGGTCCTGAAGGCAGCACAAAAAAAGGACATCACCGTCAAATTTAAAATGATCACCCTTGATGATCTCCTTGAGGGCCGATATGAGGAACCCTTCATCAGTAGTACCAGCATGGGTGCAATGCCTATACGCCAGATAGACGGGAAAAGGACGGGTTCACAATTTCCCAGGGTTCGGAGCATCCATCAGGCTGTGAAAGGCTTCGAGTCCGAGGAGTTGAAACGCATCAAATCGTTGCTAAAATAA
- a CDS encoding YeeE/YedE thiosulfate transporter family protein, with protein sequence MAIKDNEYYKKFLKEAWPYVTGAVLLSLFQIVTLAVTGNPWGVSGILANWGAWLYQAVGGSVDKWYYFASEGAQRTLENGILNHGGSMRNFGIIFGALLATLLASGFKIKKIKSWKQVVAAILGGLLMGYGARIGFGCNIGALFSGIASFSLSGWVYAVFLFIGAMVGSKLLVKFFM encoded by the coding sequence TTGGCAATTAAGGATAATGAGTATTACAAGAAATTTTTGAAAGAGGCGTGGCCCTATGTTACCGGCGCCGTGCTCCTTTCTCTTTTCCAGATTGTCACCCTCGCGGTAACCGGAAACCCCTGGGGGGTTTCCGGCATCCTTGCAAACTGGGGCGCATGGCTCTATCAGGCCGTCGGTGGCAGTGTGGATAAATGGTACTATTTTGCAAGCGAAGGGGCCCAGCGGACCCTTGAGAACGGAATCTTGAACCACGGCGGAAGCATGCGTAATTTCGGCATCATTTTCGGAGCACTTCTTGCCACCTTGCTTGCATCCGGTTTCAAGATCAAGAAGATTAAGTCATGGAAGCAGGTTGTTGCCGCAATTCTTGGTGGCCTTTTGATGGGCTACGGTGCCCGAATCGGCTTTGGTTGTAATATTGGTGCACTTTTTAGTGGTATTGCATCTTTCAGCCTTTCCGGTTGGGTCTATGCCGTGTTCCTTTTTATTGGGGCGATGGTTGGCAGTAAGCTTCTTGTGAAATTTTTCATGTGA
- a CDS encoding YeeE/YedE thiosulfate transporter family protein translates to MSDEKKPDQQSTGQSSIRRSTSSRSSGRSRKKKKNQLPIGIAVLAVVVLIAILLGMKNELLAFFWITGIAFGYILQRARFCFTAAMRDPMLTGGTSLTRAVLIAFAFTSIGFIAIKYGAFARGLPIPGQGYVVPVSFATVVGSFMFGIGMVIAGGCASGTLMRVGEGFLMQVLSLFFFVIGSLWGAHDFGWWKLHVIMKGKAIFLPDLFGWIGAVIIQLLVIVLLWIAADKWEKHKNA, encoded by the coding sequence GTGAGTGACGAAAAGAAGCCCGATCAGCAGAGTACCGGGCAGAGTTCGATCCGCCGGTCGACTTCTTCCCGAAGTAGCGGGAGAAGTAGAAAGAAAAAGAAAAACCAACTGCCGATCGGCATTGCCGTTCTTGCGGTTGTGGTTCTTATCGCAATCCTGCTCGGAATGAAAAATGAATTGCTTGCATTTTTCTGGATTACGGGAATTGCTTTCGGGTATATCCTGCAGCGTGCTCGTTTCTGCTTCACCGCGGCCATGCGGGATCCAATGCTGACAGGTGGAACGAGTCTTACACGGGCTGTACTGATAGCCTTTGCGTTTACCTCGATCGGCTTTATTGCGATTAAGTATGGGGCCTTTGCGCGGGGGTTGCCGATTCCCGGGCAGGGATATGTGGTGCCCGTTAGCTTTGCGACGGTCGTCGGCTCCTTCATGTTCGGTATCGGGATGGTCATTGCGGGCGGCTGTGCTTCCGGTACCTTGATGCGTGTCGGCGAAGGATTTCTTATGCAGGTCCTTTCACTCTTTTTCTTTGTCATTGGTTCGCTGTGGGGGGCCCATGATTTCGGTTGGTGGAAACTTCATGTGATCATGAAGGGGAAAGCGATATTTCTGCCTGATCTGTTTGGATGGATTGGTGCAGTTATCATTCAGTTGCTTGTCATTGTGCTATTGTGGATAGCCGCGGACAAGTGGGAAAAACATAAAAACGCTTAA
- a CDS encoding response regulator, producing the protein MDISRIEKFIEYVPDAVFIIEPDGMIAALNKRALRLTGLDSTALIGISFSDLLLPEHVSLLKRLYLSGESSSDIQGRMNTVLLGREGHRVHVNLRAQGFRDQMFSGYMVVCREVGHHLELERQRSLQHDLAMALVGIQNIEEAVNLVLDTGLKISECDGGALFLRGAENGRWKLSSFINIEEEEITSLSFVEELNRLPDGIRQWIVFGERGSDAVLSPPPAMRRLGIRFAMTIPVISETKPGAVLFFFSHQAKQMDVEARRSLEIIASQFGSLVARLHSERKFRSVEGFGRSLIKSMPSGLITRNRDGIITHFNLAAEQLLGIKGDTVIGKRDLPDALFFFDEKGNIIEHFDAPTFLVLESGKPLRNVLVRAIRPDGSTVWLSVNGEPLFGKDEEPVAAVITMKDVSDHLRLVDELEQARQMAVTASDSKSRFLANISHEIRTPLSGIMGMTDLLLSGPLTEDQRENLFLMKEAEELLLDIINKVLEISKIESGKLSLELEPFRLRGAINKAALPIFMGCKEKGIVLDIDVSPSIPDRLIGDGSRLTQVLTNFLSNALKFTESGTITLTVVETSRNENGKIELFFSVKDTGIGIPSDAQTTIFDDFRQIDSGPAKRHQGTGLGLAISKKLVELMDGSIGVESEGGQGSRFFFSAMFTLLDEGEPETGNEAEHVSHERRLRVLLAEDNELNQRSISYFLEEAGHLVTIAANGREAIEVLKREPFDLILMDVQMPEMDGMEATGIIRSHTDRLFNPNIPIIALTAYALKEDELRFIAAGMDRFVTKPIKKELLFLAIYEMTGNTLLPVEDEAGLRSSDPSIVPGSISDRESEELYEFLRDYQNDLDIGRQILDVFIDEYPAKKETLGQALRNRDVELLADQLHSLTNSLSALRIFGLGNECHLAEALTKDGELEEVERRVARLLPRFDRVHENAIHCRQIIDDIDM; encoded by the coding sequence GTGGATATTTCCCGGATTGAAAAATTTATTGAGTATGTACCCGATGCAGTGTTTATTATTGAACCTGATGGTATGATTGCCGCTCTCAATAAACGAGCGCTTCGCCTGACCGGTCTCGATTCGACTGCCCTTATCGGCATAAGTTTTTCCGATCTTTTGTTACCGGAACATGTTTCACTTCTTAAGCGACTCTATCTCTCGGGAGAATCTTCTTCCGATATCCAGGGACGCATGAATACGGTACTGTTGGGACGTGAAGGTCACCGGGTACACGTCAATCTACGGGCCCAGGGATTCCGCGATCAGATGTTTTCCGGCTACATGGTGGTTTGCCGGGAGGTGGGACATCATCTTGAGCTTGAACGGCAGCGTTCACTTCAGCATGATCTTGCAATGGCGCTTGTTGGTATACAAAACATTGAAGAAGCCGTAAACCTGGTACTCGATACAGGCTTGAAGATATCGGAGTGTGACGGAGGTGCTCTTTTCCTAAGAGGGGCAGAAAACGGCAGATGGAAACTATCCTCCTTCATAAATATTGAGGAAGAGGAGATTACTTCCTTGTCCTTTGTCGAAGAATTAAACCGGCTACCGGATGGGATTCGGCAATGGATTGTCTTTGGAGAACGAGGCAGCGATGCCGTTTTGTCGCCTCCGCCCGCCATGCGTAGACTCGGCATCCGTTTTGCGATGACGATTCCCGTTATTTCCGAAACCAAACCCGGGGCCGTCCTCTTTTTCTTTTCCCATCAGGCAAAGCAGATGGATGTCGAAGCGAGAAGAAGCCTGGAAATTATCGCCAGCCAGTTCGGCTCTCTTGTCGCCAGGCTCCATTCGGAGCGCAAATTTCGTTCGGTGGAAGGATTCGGCCGCTCTTTGATAAAATCAATGCCGAGTGGGCTCATCACCAGAAATCGAGACGGTATTATTACCCATTTCAACCTTGCTGCCGAGCAACTGCTTGGGATTAAGGGAGATACTGTTATCGGAAAAAGGGACTTGCCTGATGCTCTTTTCTTCTTTGACGAGAAGGGTAACATCATTGAACACTTTGATGCTCCTACCTTCTTGGTGCTGGAGAGCGGAAAACCACTGAGAAATGTTTTGGTTCGGGCTATTCGGCCGGACGGTAGTACCGTTTGGCTTTCTGTTAATGGAGAACCCCTCTTCGGCAAAGATGAGGAACCTGTGGCTGCAGTCATCACCATGAAAGATGTGAGTGATCACCTTCGACTGGTTGATGAGCTGGAGCAGGCTCGACAGATGGCGGTAACGGCCAGCGACAGTAAGAGCCGATTTCTTGCCAATATCAGCCATGAAATCAGAACGCCCTTGAGCGGTATTATGGGTATGACAGATCTTCTCCTTTCAGGTCCGCTGACCGAGGATCAGCGGGAGAATCTCTTTCTTATGAAGGAGGCGGAGGAGTTGCTGCTTGATATCATTAATAAGGTTCTCGAGATTAGTAAGATCGAATCGGGAAAGCTCTCTCTGGAGCTTGAACCATTTCGGCTTCGTGGCGCCATTAATAAGGCTGCGCTTCCTATTTTTATGGGGTGTAAAGAGAAGGGAATTGTCCTTGATATTGATGTATCTCCTTCGATACCCGATAGGCTTATTGGTGATGGCTCGCGCCTGACACAGGTTCTCACCAATTTTCTCAGTAACGCCTTGAAGTTTACCGAATCCGGTACCATTACTTTGACGGTTGTTGAGACCTCGCGGAACGAAAACGGTAAAATCGAACTCTTTTTTTCGGTTAAGGATACCGGCATCGGCATTCCTTCCGATGCGCAAACAACCATTTTCGATGATTTCAGACAGATCGATTCAGGACCGGCGAAGCGGCATCAGGGAACGGGACTTGGACTTGCCATAAGCAAAAAACTTGTGGAACTAATGGATGGTTCCATCGGCGTGGAAAGTGAGGGAGGACAGGGTAGCCGTTTCTTCTTTTCCGCAATGTTCACCCTTCTTGACGAGGGCGAGCCGGAAACGGGAAACGAGGCAGAACATGTTTCCCATGAGAGAAGACTGCGTGTTCTTCTTGCGGAGGATAACGAACTAAATCAACGATCCATCAGCTATTTCCTGGAGGAAGCGGGGCACCTCGTCACCATTGCGGCGAACGGAAGAGAAGCCATTGAGGTATTGAAGAGGGAGCCATTCGATCTTATTCTGATGGATGTACAGATGCCTGAGATGGATGGAATGGAAGCCACCGGTATCATTCGGTCTCATACCGACCGTCTTTTTAATCCCAATATTCCCATTATTGCGCTTACCGCTTATGCTCTAAAAGAAGACGAACTGCGTTTTATTGCCGCAGGGATGGATCGCTTCGTGACAAAGCCGATAAAAAAGGAACTCTTGTTTCTGGCCATCTACGAGATGACCGGTAATACATTGCTTCCGGTGGAAGATGAGGCAGGTTTACGCTCTTCCGATCCCTCAATCGTACCGGGGAGCATTTCGGATCGAGAGTCGGAAGAGCTGTATGAATTCCTTCGGGACTATCAAAATGACCTTGATATCGGGCGTCAAATCCTGGATGTCTTTATTGATGAGTATCCGGCGAAAAAGGAAACCTTGGGGCAGGCTCTTCGGAATAGAGATGTCGAGCTGCTTGCCGATCAGTTGCACAGTCTTACCAACAGCCTTTCGGCGTTAAGGATTTTTGGGCTGGGAAATGAGTGTCATCTGGCCGAGGCTTTAACGAAAGACGGTGAACTTGAGGAGGTCGAACGGAGGGTTGCAAGGCTGCTTCCCCGTTTTGATAGGGTTCACGAAAATGCGATTCACTGCCGTCAGATCATCGACGATATCGATATGTAG
- a CDS encoding ketopantoate reductase family protein, translating to MTRIAILGAGALGSLYAYELSKVPSNSCFFIADGDRAKRLKKALPTVNGARLRAEVREPNEGSPADLLIVSLKYHHLQEALASALPFVGEQTTIISVMNGVDSEEIIAARFGQDHVVHCVALGMDALRENGKVHYTTCGRLVIGRPEKGRTDVQEDRDIGKIETVCRGSGIGLEVSDDILKSLWWKFMINIGVNQISAITGASYRFFQDRKSPAHALMNDTMKEVVLVAQKKGIGLDETDIAAWYTVLDSLGPDNKTSMLQDVEAGRKTEVEMFAGILLKLGKEVGLDLPINSFILKTILSIEGVAGK from the coding sequence GTGACACGGATAGCCATTTTGGGAGCAGGTGCGCTCGGATCGCTTTATGCTTACGAGCTGTCGAAGGTGCCGTCGAACAGTTGTTTCTTTATTGCCGATGGGGATCGAGCGAAACGACTCAAAAAGGCCTTACCTACAGTAAATGGGGCAAGGCTCCGAGCCGAAGTCAGGGAACCGAATGAGGGGTCTCCTGCCGACCTCCTCATTGTGTCTCTTAAATATCATCATCTGCAAGAGGCTCTTGCTTCGGCCCTTCCCTTTGTGGGGGAACAAACCACCATTATATCGGTTATGAACGGAGTCGATAGTGAAGAAATTATTGCCGCCCGTTTTGGCCAGGACCATGTTGTTCACTGTGTCGCGCTCGGTATGGATGCCCTGCGAGAAAATGGGAAGGTGCATTATACAACATGTGGAAGGCTTGTCATTGGAAGGCCAGAAAAAGGGCGAACGGATGTTCAAGAAGATCGGGATATCGGAAAGATCGAAACCGTTTGTCGTGGATCGGGCATCGGTCTTGAGGTCTCGGATGATATCCTAAAATCGCTTTGGTGGAAGTTCATGATCAATATCGGAGTGAACCAGATATCGGCGATCACCGGAGCATCGTACCGTTTTTTCCAGGACCGCAAAAGTCCGGCACACGCCTTAATGAATGATACCATGAAAGAGGTCGTTCTTGTTGCGCAAAAGAAGGGAATAGGACTCGATGAGACGGATATCGCTGCTTGGTATACGGTTCTGGATAGCCTGGGGCCCGATAATAAGACATCGATGCTCCAGGATGTTGAAGCGGGGCGAAAAACGGAAGTTGAGATGTTTGCCGGAATTCTCCTGAAACTCGGCAAAGAAGTTGGACTTGATCTTCCGATCAATAGCTTTATCCTCAAAACCATTCTATCTATCGAAGGGGTGGCAGGCAAATAG